In one window of Leptospira sp. WS92.C1 DNA:
- a CDS encoding acyl-CoA dehydrogenase family protein, with product MERVLQFTEEHDIFRGMARKFFETEVAPHHESWEKAGIVPKEVWKKAGASGLLCPNIPSEYGGADADFLYNVIIIEESSRVGNTGFFISLHNDVIAPYISEYANEEQKARWLPGCVTGDSILAIAMTEPGAGSDLKNITTSAVDKGDHYVVNGQKTFISNGQLANLIITAVKHDNGTMSLLMVEEGMNGFERGRRLEKIGLKAQDTSELYYNDVVVPKENLIGKQGQGFRYLMQKLATERLVLGLAAVEATALVQRITLQYIKERQAFGKKIGTFQHIKFKMAEMATELEMCRAFADKVTVETMAGKSTTAEASMVKWYSTEMQKRHTDECLQFFGGYGYMMEYPIARAYLDARIQTIYAGTTEIMKEIIGRSLGL from the coding sequence ATGGAAAGAGTCCTACAATTCACGGAAGAACACGATATCTTTCGTGGAATGGCTAGAAAGTTTTTTGAAACGGAGGTAGCTCCGCATCATGAATCGTGGGAAAAAGCCGGCATCGTTCCTAAAGAAGTCTGGAAAAAAGCGGGTGCGAGTGGATTGCTTTGTCCCAACATTCCTTCCGAATACGGCGGAGCCGATGCCGATTTTCTATATAATGTAATCATAATTGAAGAATCGTCAAGAGTTGGAAACACCGGGTTCTTTATTTCACTTCACAACGACGTAATTGCCCCTTATATTTCCGAGTATGCAAACGAAGAGCAGAAAGCACGTTGGTTACCCGGTTGTGTGACCGGAGACAGCATTCTCGCGATTGCAATGACCGAACCCGGGGCCGGGTCCGACCTCAAAAATATCACAACTTCCGCTGTGGATAAAGGCGATCACTACGTAGTAAACGGACAAAAAACCTTTATTTCCAACGGACAATTGGCAAATTTAATCATCACGGCTGTTAAACATGATAATGGAACCATGTCTTTACTCATGGTAGAAGAGGGAATGAACGGCTTTGAAAGAGGAAGAAGACTAGAAAAAATTGGTTTAAAAGCTCAAGATACTTCGGAATTATATTACAACGATGTAGTGGTTCCAAAGGAAAATTTAATAGGCAAACAAGGCCAAGGTTTTCGTTATCTTATGCAGAAGTTGGCTACGGAGCGTTTGGTCCTCGGACTCGCGGCCGTGGAAGCTACTGCCCTTGTTCAGAGAATCACTCTTCAATACATTAAGGAGAGACAGGCATTTGGAAAGAAAATCGGGACCTTTCAGCACATCAAGTTTAAGATGGCGGAAATGGCGACGGAGCTAGAAATGTGCCGAGCTTTCGCTGATAAGGTGACTGTGGAAACTATGGCTGGAAAATCGACTACTGCGGAAGCTTCGATGGTAAAGTGGTATTCGACCGAGATGCAAAAACGGCATACAGATGAATGTTTGCAGTTTTTCGGCGGTTATGGTTATATGATGGAGTATCCGATTGCCAGAGCGTATCTGGACGCGAGAATCCAAACAATTTACGCGGGAACAACGGAAATCATGAAAGAGATCATAGGCAGAAGCCTCGGACTCTGA
- a CDS encoding response regulator: MNKGYIICVDDEVSVLETIQQQLRNEFGESHEIETAKSAEEGLALMEEIQQSGYVIEVVIADQVMPGMKGSQFLEEVHRRLPDSIKIMLTGQAGLDSAIHAINYGGLSRYVEKPWNIEELTGDIRFLIEKFRQNLENQHLINELNRKIQELEKSNERLQQES, from the coding sequence ATGAATAAAGGTTATATCATTTGTGTCGATGATGAAGTATCGGTATTGGAAACCATACAGCAGCAGCTCCGAAACGAATTCGGAGAAAGCCATGAAATCGAAACCGCGAAAAGCGCGGAAGAAGGTTTGGCGCTTATGGAGGAAATTCAACAATCCGGATACGTGATCGAAGTCGTCATCGCCGATCAAGTGATGCCTGGAATGAAAGGCTCGCAGTTTTTAGAGGAAGTTCACAGAAGACTTCCGGATTCGATCAAGATCATGTTGACCGGTCAGGCGGGTTTGGATTCTGCGATTCACGCGATCAACTACGGAGGTTTAAGCCGTTATGTGGAAAAACCTTGGAATATCGAAGAACTCACAGGGGACATCCGATTTCTAATCGAAAAGTTCCGTCAAAATTTAGAGAACCAACACTTAATCAATGAACTCAACAGAAAAATACAGGAATTGGAAAAATCCAACGAGCGGCTCCAACAAGAATCCTAA
- a CDS encoding HEAT repeat domain-containing protein, which produces MNSTEKYRNWKNPTSGSNKNPNPIHQNLVKSILSFAIISIFLYGSAALFSAPPALGKSAKLSEEQILKKKDILLQVLKFGTTKERAMALRELESFPPEHSGVLIDQLGKILDKDPDWMMRVYAIRTVSELKLTQYGESVLKLLKSDQADIQRESIYAVKKLKLEKAAPILFEILKTQDFTKNSNLTVGLLDALGEFPPQSEASTFLLARLKENFNDPEIRAQIALCFGKSKDLKAESVLLEIYKDTKEPITLRSFSVSSLGKMKSVSSMSSIKEELEKIRNIKSKNEVKDFQPLKIHSITALVSMGDKEILEELYAYARDDDPVVRLRAIKHLTDTGDLSVLEILEYKALRDPSEKVKKAAKIAIEKLKKGESVNDLDLKEADSPKFKSGSKERPNRSGDPSPIPGTSVPNNNGGTTPSGGSGSSPGNKSESEELEDGI; this is translated from the coding sequence ATGAACTCAACAGAAAAATACAGGAATTGGAAAAATCCAACGAGCGGCTCCAACAAGAATCCTAATCCGATCCACCAAAACCTCGTGAAATCCATTTTATCTTTTGCAATCATTTCCATTTTTCTTTATGGAAGCGCTGCGTTATTCTCGGCTCCCCCTGCTTTAGGCAAATCGGCGAAACTTTCCGAAGAACAAATTCTCAAAAAAAAGGACATTCTTCTCCAGGTTTTGAAATTCGGAACCACAAAAGAAAGAGCGATGGCGCTCCGGGAATTAGAAAGTTTTCCTCCAGAACATTCAGGAGTTCTCATAGACCAATTGGGAAAGATCTTAGACAAGGATCCGGATTGGATGATGAGGGTCTATGCGATCCGAACCGTCTCTGAACTCAAGTTGACTCAGTATGGCGAATCCGTTCTAAAACTTTTGAAAAGCGATCAAGCGGATATTCAGAGAGAATCGATCTACGCGGTAAAAAAATTAAAACTGGAAAAAGCGGCTCCGATTCTTTTTGAAATTTTGAAAACCCAGGATTTTACAAAAAACTCAAATCTCACGGTAGGTTTGCTGGATGCGCTCGGAGAATTTCCGCCACAAAGCGAAGCCTCAACTTTTCTACTCGCGAGATTGAAGGAAAATTTCAACGATCCGGAAATCAGGGCTCAGATCGCGCTTTGTTTTGGAAAAAGCAAGGATTTAAAAGCGGAATCCGTTCTTCTTGAAATTTATAAGGACACCAAAGAACCGATTACTCTCAGAAGTTTTTCTGTGAGTTCCTTGGGAAAAATGAAATCGGTTTCTTCCATGTCTTCGATCAAGGAAGAATTGGAAAAGATTCGGAACATCAAAAGTAAAAACGAAGTCAAAGACTTTCAACCTTTGAAAATCCATTCGATTACCGCTCTCGTTTCCATGGGTGACAAAGAAATATTAGAAGAATTGTATGCGTATGCCAGAGACGATGATCCGGTCGTGAGACTGAGAGCGATCAAACATCTCACTGATACCGGCGATTTATCCGTTCTTGAAATTTTAGAATACAAGGCTCTCAGAGACCCGAGTGAAAAGGTAAAAAAAGCCGCTAAGATCGCGATTGAAAAACTAAAAAAAGGAGAATCTGTAAACGATTTGGATTTGAAAGAAGCCGACTCTCCCAAGTTCAAATCCGGATCCAAAGAGCGACCGAATCGTTCCGGAGATCCCTCTCCCATTCCGGGAACTTCCGTTCCCAACAACAACGGCGGAACCACTCCTTCCGGTGGATCCGGTTCTTCACCCGGGAACAAATCGGAATCCGAAGAACTCGAGGACGGAATATGA
- a CDS encoding 6-hydroxymethylpterin diphosphokinase MptE-like protein — protein MIFGFGLGYHVESYLKKIRTPVHLLVVEPIPVLKSIAEKFSERISKSYSQQGHQIKMIFGLEEFTSKPLTFWLFENTTKVSPFLHPVYARKFQDLALSFLDSLKQTSQNRAAKDYFQKTWIRNEVRNLKHSLDNPGISQILLGSKTNSFQNQTLLFTGASPSLEAETEWILKHRNRFHLLASDTSLGWLLHSGISPDLVLSLDSSRGTLFHFRNILPKEIPILTWFGGSAFLFDLPNPKWIYFSTHPMDQALQSLFFPNAPILENPSLNMAGIAVSFAKHLRYKRTIVRGLDFQRNGGKTHCRSSGYEDFDRTALSRKRTLSGIRYQRSEAWEQRFSILEILKRDSPELFRTELLSDPKMTETKTIWEDLVFEDPKTIDVQRWIQFCIAHPGLDLKNYFSSRIHRIPS, from the coding sequence CTGATCTTCGGTTTTGGTTTGGGATATCACGTGGAATCCTATCTCAAAAAAATCCGGACCCCGGTCCATTTGCTCGTTGTCGAACCGATCCCCGTCTTGAAATCGATCGCTGAAAAATTTTCGGAAAGGATCTCGAAATCGTATTCGCAACAAGGTCATCAAATCAAAATGATATTCGGCTTGGAGGAATTTACCTCCAAGCCGTTGACTTTTTGGCTTTTCGAAAACACAACCAAGGTTTCTCCCTTTTTACATCCAGTCTATGCAAGAAAATTTCAGGATCTGGCTCTCAGTTTTTTGGATTCTCTCAAACAAACCTCTCAAAACCGAGCCGCCAAGGATTACTTTCAAAAGACATGGATACGAAATGAGGTTCGCAACCTAAAACATTCTCTGGATAACCCCGGCATTTCCCAAATTCTTTTAGGATCCAAAACGAATTCCTTTCAAAACCAAACCCTCCTTTTTACGGGAGCGAGTCCTTCTTTAGAGGCCGAAACAGAGTGGATTTTGAAACATAGAAACCGATTTCATCTACTCGCATCGGATACTTCTTTGGGTTGGCTTTTGCATTCCGGAATTTCTCCGGATCTAGTTTTGAGCTTGGATTCTTCCCGGGGAACTCTATTCCATTTTCGGAATATTCTTCCGAAAGAAATTCCCATCCTGACTTGGTTTGGAGGATCGGCATTCCTATTTGATCTTCCGAATCCGAAGTGGATTTATTTTTCCACACATCCGATGGATCAGGCTCTTCAATCCCTATTTTTTCCCAATGCCCCGATCTTGGAGAATCCATCTTTGAACATGGCTGGGATCGCCGTTTCTTTCGCCAAACATCTCCGATACAAAAGAACGATCGTCCGCGGTCTCGACTTCCAAAGGAACGGAGGAAAAACCCACTGTAGATCCAGCGGCTACGAGGACTTTGATCGCACCGCTCTTTCTCGCAAACGGACTCTTTCGGGGATCCGTTATCAAAGATCCGAAGCTTGGGAACAAAGATTTTCGATTTTAGAGATCTTAAAACGGGACTCTCCGGAACTTTTTAGGACCGAACTTCTTTCTGATCCAAAGATGACGGAGACAAAAACGATTTGGGAAGATTTGGTTTTCGAAGATCCAAAGACAATCGACGTGCAACGTTGGATTCAATTTTGCATTGCACATCCGGGGTTAGATCTAAAGAACTATTTTTCTTCCCGAATTCATAGGATTCCTTCCTAA
- a CDS encoding bifunctional nuclease family protein — translation MDLVEAKISDISLTNVGFAVFLKTKDDSDSRVVPIFIGPLETHSITSVLDGTKPPRPMTHDLMTVLLTTLNVSIVKISIEEIIDNTFYAKITLRKDEDVIILDARPSDSIALALRANAPIYLAKKVIEEAGIEMKDEEIPGESIAREKISQLPKTQLEILQESLNNALKTEDYESAARIRDQIKKLIENS, via the coding sequence ATGGATCTCGTAGAAGCAAAAATTTCAGATATTTCCCTGACAAACGTTGGGTTCGCAGTTTTTTTAAAAACAAAGGATGATTCCGATTCCAGAGTTGTACCGATTTTTATCGGTCCCTTGGAAACTCATTCGATCACCTCGGTTTTAGACGGGACCAAACCTCCGAGACCCATGACACACGATTTGATGACCGTACTTCTCACAACTCTGAATGTGAGCATCGTCAAAATCTCCATCGAAGAAATCATAGACAATACGTTTTACGCAAAGATCACCCTTCGTAAGGACGAAGACGTAATCATCCTGGATGCAAGACCGAGTGATTCGATCGCTCTTGCGCTCCGCGCGAACGCCCCTATTTATCTCGCAAAAAAAGTGATCGAGGAAGCGGGAATCGAAATGAAAGACGAGGAAATTCCGGGAGAATCGATCGCAAGAGAAAAAATTTCCCAACTTCCGAAAACACAGTTGGAAATTCTCCAAGAATCCCTAAACAACGCTCTCAAAACGGAAGACTATGAAAGCGCTGCAAGAATTCGGGATCAGATCAAAAAGCTCATTGAGAATTCTTAA
- a CDS encoding alpha/beta hydrolase, translated as MAELLEKKPATRKRRGKSGLNVAADDIFIFPIPGYTYKFLEKVWSAFVNKIVALTFTNNQPMFNYAVFEAIQDKNLKIVSSATHFKMKEIATRIGLKDIQEFINRTLPVSIQDPDNLSAHFIREAIISAETKKRPEVVFSSLKDEKIHPNLRHLLSGTMNYAAGIPLFVKGNPIGMIWGIRRDRMSDEQREEVKEQLSSLYDVVDFVVAREMDNKADPYIAKKNIEKADLHSYAKHLYYTRTGGQIHPVTSIIFDCHTYNCSYRLDASYIIPSNNGFSVSLKRFEPEKTNQTGKILLMIPGFFCRRSVMDKVAREMALKYGYRVFSMDMRGRSRQTLPYNGIKEGWTIDDFIQEDFPAVLNWIRESYPKEKIVVMGHSMGGMIPRYYAAGYETFLAKYPQNKVPLPDPKEAISGIISVTSPNFVSVGTNIPGMSAIKTGLSLLPTKSISDFIFDLTTFSLQSTLPTVDLNKFFKFLLGLHSSLRTVSFELSTKVVNLRDFVGYRQISPPEWYFLIEDIFCEESTKVILQFIRSQLSKDHSFFSFDGSINYTELQRNFQLPIYSVLGTLDKIVPVDSVEEELRALPSANNQIVKFDQGHLGILFHMPTVREMCAGFHDWIQKLD; from the coding sequence ATGGCCGAACTACTCGAAAAAAAACCTGCTACGCGTAAGCGAAGAGGGAAAAGCGGACTGAACGTAGCCGCAGACGATATTTTTATCTTTCCCATTCCGGGCTACACCTATAAGTTTTTAGAGAAGGTCTGGTCCGCATTCGTAAATAAAATCGTAGCGTTGACCTTTACGAACAATCAACCCATGTTCAACTATGCGGTTTTCGAAGCGATCCAAGACAAAAACCTAAAGATCGTTTCTTCTGCGACTCATTTCAAAATGAAAGAGATCGCCACAAGAATCGGACTCAAAGACATTCAAGAGTTTATCAACAGAACGCTTCCGGTATCCATCCAGGATCCGGACAATCTTTCCGCCCACTTTATCAGGGAAGCGATCATATCAGCGGAGACCAAAAAGCGTCCCGAGGTAGTCTTTTCGAGTTTAAAAGACGAAAAAATTCACCCGAACCTAAGACATCTTCTTTCCGGAACCATGAACTACGCTGCGGGAATCCCTCTTTTTGTAAAAGGAAATCCAATCGGTATGATTTGGGGCATCCGAAGAGACCGAATGAGCGACGAGCAAAGAGAGGAAGTCAAAGAACAGTTGAGTTCTCTTTACGATGTAGTCGATTTTGTAGTCGCCCGAGAAATGGACAACAAAGCGGATCCCTATATCGCAAAAAAAAATATAGAAAAAGCGGATCTTCATTCCTATGCAAAACATCTTTATTATACAAGAACCGGCGGTCAGATCCATCCGGTAACCTCGATCATTTTCGATTGTCATACTTACAATTGTTCGTATCGTCTGGATGCGAGTTATATTATTCCGTCTAACAACGGTTTTTCGGTAAGTTTAAAACGATTCGAACCGGAAAAAACAAATCAAACCGGAAAGATTCTTCTGATGATTCCCGGATTTTTTTGTAGAAGATCGGTGATGGACAAGGTCGCGAGAGAAATGGCTCTCAAATACGGATACCGCGTTTTTTCCATGGATATGCGCGGACGTTCCAGACAAACCCTACCCTACAACGGAATCAAGGAAGGATGGACCATAGACGATTTTATTCAGGAGGATTTTCCCGCGGTTCTCAACTGGATTCGGGAAAGTTATCCAAAAGAAAAGATCGTTGTGATGGGTCACAGTATGGGAGGAATGATTCCTCGTTATTACGCGGCTGGTTACGAAACTTTCTTGGCAAAATACCCGCAAAACAAGGTTCCTTTACCGGACCCCAAGGAGGCTATTTCGGGAATCATTTCCGTAACTTCCCCCAACTTCGTTTCCGTGGGAACGAACATTCCGGGAATGAGCGCGATCAAAACGGGTTTGAGTTTATTACCTACAAAATCGATCTCCGATTTTATATTTGATCTCACCACATTCTCTCTTCAATCCACGCTCCCGACTGTGGACCTCAATAAATTCTTTAAATTTCTGTTGGGTCTTCATTCTTCTTTGAGAACGGTTTCTTTCGAGCTCAGCACCAAGGTTGTAAATTTGAGGGACTTCGTCGGTTACAGACAGATCTCCCCTCCCGAATGGTATTTTCTCATCGAAGATATTTTTTGCGAAGAATCCACCAAGGTCATCCTGCAATTTATCCGTTCTCAGTTGAGTAAGGATCATAGTTTTTTTTCCTTTGACGGTTCGATCAACTACACGGAATTGCAGAGAAACTTTCAACTTCCGATCTATTCCGTTCTCGGCACCCTGGACAAAATCGTACCAGTAGATTCCGTGGAAGAGGAACTGAGAGCTCTCCCGTCTGCAAACAATCAAATCGTAAAATTCGATCAGGGACATTTGGGAATTCTTTTTCATATGCCTACGGTTCGAGAAATGTGCGCCGGCTTTCACGATTGGATTCAGAAACTGGATTAA
- a CDS encoding acyltransferase: MRSFTKTHVFISVLFLCITQSFFKIHALDTLDPDVSYHSEASSFPLTLLKIRFPEKCEIRRMGNSSYWKVIPVQGRSWMMIFREWEGFENEGSLEQLFKELFPGSTKPILPQWKEFKMIGGERQEVVAGNPLIIRYFLFQKKERIVSVYLSFDSENKTVIDFFQTPETYLEPFLRNSF, translated from the coding sequence ATGAGATCATTTACTAAAACACACGTATTTATTTCCGTTTTATTTCTCTGTATAACTCAATCCTTTTTCAAAATTCACGCGTTAGACACCTTGGATCCGGACGTATCGTATCATTCCGAGGCGTCTTCGTTTCCCCTCACTCTTTTAAAGATTCGTTTTCCCGAAAAGTGCGAGATCAGAAGAATGGGAAACTCCTCTTATTGGAAAGTAATCCCAGTCCAGGGAAGATCTTGGATGATGATTTTTAGAGAATGGGAGGGATTCGAAAACGAAGGATCGCTCGAACAGCTTTTCAAAGAATTGTTTCCCGGATCCACCAAACCAATTCTACCACAGTGGAAGGAATTTAAAATGATCGGCGGCGAAAGACAAGAGGTCGTCGCGGGAAATCCTCTCATAATTCGTTATTTTCTATTTCAAAAAAAAGAAAGAATCGTATCCGTGTATTTGAGTTTCGATTCCGAAAACAAGACCGTCATTGATTTTTTTCAAACCCCTGAAACCTATCTAGAACCCTTTCTCCGAAATTCTTTTTAA
- a CDS encoding MFS transporter — MNKISFVLFFTVFIDMMGFSVIFPIFPETLKIFLAKSGDPVLDKFTDLTRILMEASSGDWSLFVALFGGIVASLYSLLQFAFAPVWGRISDRVGRKPILVFTSLGSFFGYAIWLFSGSFSLFVFSRVITGMMGGNISVASAAMADITTEKDRAKGMGLIGAGVGLGFIAGPPTGGLFAKVDLSFLEILFPGITLTVFPASALAAATIALINLLMIVFWFRETLNIDKQSDSTKKAHPILGVFTSHNKEVVLYSLLYFIFVFAFSGFEFSINFYLSQFLNYSPIEIGLTFVYIGLVIVLIQGGVFRLLSGKIKETRLVRAGSLSLVLGFALLYFVSNSYQLFIALTFLASGGALLHPSLSTLVSLVSSREEQGTNLGMFRSLASLGRGLAPFAFCLIYFSKGPASSFLTSGIVSFLFLLLIWKLKQPSHGHSHTSEPTS; from the coding sequence ATGAATAAAATATCGTTTGTCCTCTTCTTTACGGTCTTTATAGATATGATGGGATTCTCCGTAATCTTTCCCATCTTCCCCGAGACTCTTAAAATTTTTTTAGCCAAGTCAGGAGATCCCGTTCTCGATAAGTTTACGGATCTTACGAGAATTCTTATGGAAGCCTCGTCCGGGGATTGGTCCTTGTTCGTAGCTCTTTTCGGTGGAATCGTTGCCAGTCTTTATTCTCTCCTGCAATTTGCATTCGCTCCCGTATGGGGAAGAATTTCGGATCGAGTGGGAAGAAAACCGATTCTCGTTTTTACAAGCCTCGGTAGTTTTTTCGGATATGCTATCTGGTTATTCTCGGGAAGCTTTTCGCTCTTTGTTTTTTCCAGAGTCATCACGGGAATGATGGGGGGAAATATTTCCGTTGCTTCCGCAGCGATGGCCGATATCACGACTGAAAAAGATCGAGCCAAGGGAATGGGACTCATTGGAGCCGGAGTCGGACTCGGTTTTATCGCAGGTCCTCCCACGGGCGGACTTTTTGCAAAAGTGGATTTGAGTTTTCTGGAGATTTTATTTCCCGGGATTACACTGACCGTTTTTCCGGCCTCTGCACTTGCCGCAGCAACTATAGCCTTGATCAACCTATTGATGATTGTTTTCTGGTTTCGGGAAACCTTGAACATCGACAAACAATCGGATTCTACTAAAAAAGCACATCCGATTCTCGGAGTGTTCACTTCTCACAACAAAGAAGTTGTTTTGTATTCCCTACTTTACTTTATCTTTGTTTTTGCTTTTTCAGGATTCGAATTTTCGATCAATTTCTATTTGAGTCAATTCCTGAATTACAGTCCGATTGAGATCGGACTTACCTTCGTTTATATCGGCTTGGTTATCGTCTTAATTCAAGGCGGTGTGTTTCGCCTTCTTTCAGGTAAGATCAAGGAAACTCGTTTGGTAAGAGCCGGATCCTTGTCTTTGGTCTTAGGATTTGCGCTTCTCTACTTCGTATCCAATTCGTATCAACTTTTTATCGCGCTTACATTCCTGGCTTCGGGAGGCGCGCTTTTGCATCCCTCACTTTCCACGTTAGTTTCTTTGGTATCCAGCAGGGAGGAACAGGGAACCAACCTCGGAATGTTTCGAAGCCTCGCCTCTCTTGGAAGAGGACTTGCTCCGTTCGCGTTTTGTTTGATCTATTTCAGCAAAGGTCCTGCAAGTTCCTTTTTGACTTCGGGAATCGTTTCTTTTCTATTTCTTCTTCTGATTTGGAAATTGAAACAACCGAGTCACGGACATTCCCACACGAGTGAACCCACTTCCTAA
- a CDS encoding cAMP/cGMP-dependent 3',5'-cyclic-AMP/GMP phosphodiesterase: MLKETYKGYTELPRGGYLIDTTEGYLQIGSPPETIKDTMGFEKKTPLVFILPNKFFHVEKGISTAELEFPIYYNFFLRQKKTFIVCTEEQRVQLITVLKESLMGPEEISLKSEFLNGEESFGFPDMKAEMAYFRGYKGLEDVVDFKVFDSKNSVYFGDVAIVKLESGDFLIQDGDRKIEVPGEVGFNIKYDIGERPTEPFQAPIIGITCLGPSHGFDPEDNTSGFIIWLNHQGIMVDPPVNSTEWLRQSNVNPKLINHVILTHCHADHDAGTFQKILEENKITIHATETVMESFLRKYSALTKIPKKELQELFHFQPIIIGKATMINGGEFNFHYALHSIPSVGFEFFFQDQSFMYTSDHLNEPDIHDRMYAQGILPESRWKFFKEFPWDRRIIYHEAGIPPLHTRVSYLASLPEEIQEKITVYHIARKDMPSGTKLKLARFGIENTLYPEITPPKHIEAYNLLDVMTQIDIFHGFPIEKAKEFLLIVNEERYKRGDHIIRKGTPGDKFYIIASGNVKFEGLNQDGSEGVPVKRYGTYEYFGEASLVLDLPRAADVYAETDVLALTIEKNKFLQFIRNSDLKSNLTRLNEIRDSNSWKALAESRHFRGLTSHQITQLELIMTLQKVNAGLVLVKEKEFYGDAYIIRSGKVNVYQKGNLLAELTDGDFVGEIYNISKNFVSNYTFKAEVDTELYFIQQNDLIDYVKKNPGVYMRMNTVYS, translated from the coding sequence ATGCTAAAAGAAACATACAAAGGTTACACGGAACTGCCTAGAGGGGGATATCTTATCGATACCACCGAGGGATATCTTCAAATCGGCTCCCCACCGGAAACGATCAAAGATACAATGGGGTTTGAAAAAAAGACCCCGTTGGTTTTCATTCTCCCCAATAAATTCTTTCATGTGGAAAAAGGGATCAGCACGGCCGAGCTCGAATTTCCGATCTATTATAATTTCTTTTTAAGACAAAAAAAAACATTCATCGTTTGTACTGAAGAACAGAGAGTTCAGCTGATCACCGTACTCAAGGAATCCTTGATGGGTCCCGAAGAGATTAGTTTAAAAAGCGAATTTCTAAACGGAGAAGAATCTTTCGGCTTTCCCGATATGAAAGCGGAGATGGCTTACTTCAGAGGATACAAAGGGCTCGAAGACGTGGTCGACTTCAAAGTATTCGATTCTAAAAACTCGGTTTATTTTGGAGACGTTGCCATCGTCAAATTGGAGTCCGGAGATTTTTTAATCCAAGACGGAGATCGAAAAATCGAGGTTCCGGGGGAAGTCGGATTTAATATCAAATATGATATCGGAGAAAGACCAACGGAGCCGTTTCAAGCTCCGATCATTGGGATTACCTGTCTTGGACCTTCTCATGGATTTGATCCGGAGGACAACACATCGGGTTTTATCATCTGGCTCAATCATCAGGGAATCATGGTAGATCCGCCGGTAAATTCCACGGAATGGCTTCGTCAATCCAACGTAAATCCAAAACTCATCAATCACGTCATTTTAACTCACTGTCACGCGGATCATGACGCGGGCACATTTCAGAAAATACTCGAAGAAAACAAAATCACCATTCACGCGACGGAAACCGTGATGGAAAGTTTTCTTCGAAAGTATTCGGCTCTTACTAAAATTCCCAAAAAGGAATTGCAGGAACTGTTTCACTTTCAACCGATCATCATCGGAAAAGCAACGATGATCAATGGCGGAGAATTCAATTTTCATTATGCACTTCACTCGATTCCTTCGGTAGGATTCGAATTCTTTTTTCAAGATCAGTCTTTTATGTATACTTCGGATCATCTCAACGAGCCCGATATTCATGATCGAATGTATGCTCAAGGGATTCTTCCCGAATCCAGATGGAAATTTTTTAAGGAGTTTCCTTGGGATCGTAGAATTATCTATCATGAAGCGGGAATTCCTCCGCTTCACACCCGTGTGAGTTATCTTGCTTCGTTGCCCGAAGAGATTCAGGAAAAGATTACGGTCTATCATATCGCAAGAAAAGATATGCCGAGCGGGACCAAACTCAAGCTTGCGAGATTCGGAATCGAAAATACTCTGTATCCGGAAATCACCCCTCCAAAACATATCGAAGCTTACAACCTGTTGGATGTGATGACTCAAATCGATATTTTTCACGGATTCCCGATCGAAAAGGCGAAGGAGTTTTTACTCATCGTAAACGAGGAGAGATACAAGAGGGGAGATCATATCATCCGCAAAGGAACTCCGGGGGATAAGTTTTACATCATCGCATCCGGAAACGTAAAATTTGAAGGACTGAATCAAGACGGCTCTGAAGGAGTTCCGGTCAAACGATACGGAACTTACGAATACTTTGGGGAAGCGTCTTTGGTTTTGGATCTACCTCGTGCGGCGGATGTATATGCGGAGACGGATGTTCTCGCTCTTACCATCGAAAAGAATAAGTTTTTACAATTCATTAGAAATTCGGATCTCAAATCAAATCTTACTCGACTCAATGAAATCCGAGATTCGAATTCTTGGAAGGCGCTTGCAGAATCCAGACACTTTCGAGGATTGACCAGTCATCAGATCACTCAGTTGGAATTGATCATGACTCTGCAAAAAGTGAACGCAGGTTTAGTTCTTGTCAAAGAAAAAGAATTTTACGGCGACGCTTATATCATTCGTAGTGGAAAAGTAAACGTCTATCAGAAAGGCAATTTACTTGCCGAGCTTACGGATGGGGACTTCGTTGGAGAGATTTACAATATCTCCAAAAACTTTGTGTCGAATTATACGTTTAAAGCTGAAGTGGACACGGAGTTGTACTTTATTCAGCAGAATGATCTGATCGATTACGTTAAGAAGAATCCCGGCGTTTACATGAGAATGAACACCGTCTATTCGTAG